One stretch of Paramormyrops kingsleyae isolate MSU_618 chromosome 4, PKINGS_0.4, whole genome shotgun sequence DNA includes these proteins:
- the LOC111852558 gene encoding transmembrane protein 236-like isoform X1, translating to MVAVWLMLQLAIVYKSLLLQQLESVACPLGVHRGRIHTPNSSEAAADEAHGLVPMVVHGFPRRDDGQEAWREVGQSASGQHVSSFDILQDEHATAESGGNWPPLPKLVIFSGKLVLKSDEQPPGDQSTAYWLIVAASIAYVATVTLLVWLPAKCLLYRRSGPFCERTTWRPVTLAYVILSTLPCFAFLIASSQVQVHFNKLYDTFCELPASLILLSLIAVDIVERIRPCRLTGSDDLLMDACFLCPMVTPLEQVSTVTGQLDAPGDRSWAGDGPGANGWAAAHSLATGRQSSAAASEACWEGPLGRLCAADLRAELVVQAFLFWLDSAEMLRVVALPPVYLSGWVFPIYIVSYLSSLRVVAAPHSPCLSAMGVWLQDLPYLILRVSLTATFGLITPVLYLVKNLLVTLAFIYFNYITKLKIFNTGHMF from the exons ATGGTTGCTGTGTGGCTGATGTTACAGTTAGCTATCGTGTACAAATCCTTATTGTTGCAGCAGCTTGAGAGTGTTGCCTGTCCGCTTGGCGTTCACAGAGGGAGAATTCACACCCCAAATTCCTCCGAAGCTGCTGCCG ATGAGGCGCATGGCCTGGTCCCCATGGTGGTCCATGGCTTCCCACGCAGAGATGATGGTCAGGAGGCCTGGCGGGAAGTCGGCCAGTCGGCGAGTGGGCAGCACGTCAGCAGTTTCGACATCCTGCAAGATGAGCACGCCACTGCGGAAAGTGGCGGGAATTGGCCACCCTTGCCGAAATTGGTCATATTTTCTGGAAAGCTTGTG CTGAAGAGTGACGAGCAGCCACCCGGAGACCAGAGCACCGCGTACTGGCTGATCGTCGCCGCCTCCATCGCCTACGTCGCCACGGTGACCCTGCTGGTCTGGCTTCCCGCAAAGTGCCTACTGTACCGCCGTTCAGGACCGTTCTGTGAGAGGACCACCTG GAGACCGGTGACCCTGGCATATGTCATCCTGTCTACCTTGCCATGCTTCGCCTTTCTCATCGCCAGCTCCCAG GTACAGgttcattttaacaaactgtATGACACCTTCTGTGAGCTCCCCGCGTCCCTGATTCTGCTGTCCCTGATTGCGGTTGATATCGTGGAGAGGATTCGGCCATGCCGGCTCACGGGGTCAG ATGATTTGCTGATGGACGCTTGTTTCCTCTGCCCCATGGTAACGCCCCTGGAGCAAGTTTCCACTGTGACGGGCCAGCTCGACGCCCCTGGAGACCGGAGCTGGGCTGGAGATGGACCTGGAGCCAATGGATGGGCGGCTGCCCACAGTCTGGCCACCGGGCGGCAGAGCTCCGCGGCTGCCAGCGAGGCCTGCTGGGAGGGACCTCTGGGCCGACTCTGCGCGGCAGACCTGCGTGCTGAGCTCGTCGTCCAAGCCTTTCTGTTTTGGCTCGATTCTGCCGAGATGCTGAGGGTGGTGGCCTTGCCCCCCGTCTACCTGTCCGGCTGGGTCTTCCCTATCTACATCGTCAGCTACCTGTCGTCCTTACGTGTCGTGGCTGCACCGCACAGCCCCTGCCTGTCAGCTATGGGTGTCTGGCTGCAAGACCTGCCCTACCTCATCCTGCGGGTCAGCCTGACCGCCACCTTCGGCCTGATCACCCCCGTGCTCTACCTGGTGAAGAACCTTCTGGTGACCTTGGCCTTCATATACTTCAATTATATCACCAAGCTAAAAATCTTCAACACGGGACATATGTTCTGA
- the LOC111852558 gene encoding transmembrane protein 236-like isoform X2: MASMVSGKKVKLVLLEVLQLAGLSVPVLVVMERFASLVSQLKSDEQPPGDQSTAYWLIVAASIAYVATVTLLVWLPAKCLLYRRSGPFCERTTWRPVTLAYVILSTLPCFAFLIASSQVQVHFNKLYDTFCELPASLILLSLIAVDIVERIRPCRLTGSDDLLMDACFLCPMVTPLEQVSTVTGQLDAPGDRSWAGDGPGANGWAAAHSLATGRQSSAAASEACWEGPLGRLCAADLRAELVVQAFLFWLDSAEMLRVVALPPVYLSGWVFPIYIVSYLSSLRVVAAPHSPCLSAMGVWLQDLPYLILRVSLTATFGLITPVLYLVKNLLVTLAFIYFNYITKLKIFNTGHMF; the protein is encoded by the exons ATGGCCAGCATGGTGTCTGGGAAGAAGGTGAAGTTGGTGCTGTTGGAGGTCCTGCAACTGGCTGGACTGAGCGTACCCGTACTGGTGGTGATGGAGCGCTTTGCCTCCCTCGTTTCCCAGCTGAAGAGTGACGAGCAGCCACCCGGAGACCAGAGCACCGCGTACTGGCTGATCGTCGCCGCCTCCATCGCCTACGTCGCCACGGTGACCCTGCTGGTCTGGCTTCCCGCAAAGTGCCTACTGTACCGCCGTTCAGGACCGTTCTGTGAGAGGACCACCTG GAGACCGGTGACCCTGGCATATGTCATCCTGTCTACCTTGCCATGCTTCGCCTTTCTCATCGCCAGCTCCCAG GTACAGgttcattttaacaaactgtATGACACCTTCTGTGAGCTCCCCGCGTCCCTGATTCTGCTGTCCCTGATTGCGGTTGATATCGTGGAGAGGATTCGGCCATGCCGGCTCACGGGGTCAG ATGATTTGCTGATGGACGCTTGTTTCCTCTGCCCCATGGTAACGCCCCTGGAGCAAGTTTCCACTGTGACGGGCCAGCTCGACGCCCCTGGAGACCGGAGCTGGGCTGGAGATGGACCTGGAGCCAATGGATGGGCGGCTGCCCACAGTCTGGCCACCGGGCGGCAGAGCTCCGCGGCTGCCAGCGAGGCCTGCTGGGAGGGACCTCTGGGCCGACTCTGCGCGGCAGACCTGCGTGCTGAGCTCGTCGTCCAAGCCTTTCTGTTTTGGCTCGATTCTGCCGAGATGCTGAGGGTGGTGGCCTTGCCCCCCGTCTACCTGTCCGGCTGGGTCTTCCCTATCTACATCGTCAGCTACCTGTCGTCCTTACGTGTCGTGGCTGCACCGCACAGCCCCTGCCTGTCAGCTATGGGTGTCTGGCTGCAAGACCTGCCCTACCTCATCCTGCGGGTCAGCCTGACCGCCACCTTCGGCCTGATCACCCCCGTGCTCTACCTGGTGAAGAACCTTCTGGTGACCTTGGCCTTCATATACTTCAATTATATCACCAAGCTAAAAATCTTCAACACGGGACATATGTTCTGA